From a region of the Streptomyces sp. NBC_01454 genome:
- a CDS encoding ferredoxin, whose protein sequence is MSTNVNVNNDELEVWIDQDLCTGDGICVEYAPEVFELDIDGLAYVKGEDDELRQAPRATAPLPLDLIRDVADSAKECPGECIHVRRVKDAVEVYGPEAESA, encoded by the coding sequence ATGTCCACCAACGTGAACGTGAACAACGACGAACTCGAGGTCTGGATCGACCAGGACCTGTGCACCGGAGACGGCATCTGCGTGGAGTACGCGCCGGAGGTCTTCGAGCTGGACATCGACGGGCTCGCCTATGTGAAGGGTGAGGACGACGAGCTGCGCCAGGCGCCCCGGGCGACCGCGCCGCTGCCACTGGATCTGATCCGGGATGTCGCGGACTCCGCCAAGGAGTGCCCGGGCGAGTGCATCCACGTACGGCGCGTCAAGGACGCGGTGGAGGTCTACGGACCGGAGGCCGAGTCGGCCTGA
- a CDS encoding DUF1772 domain-containing protein, which produces MQNALAVITVVVVGLMGGVEFAVAVFINPILDRLPNDGGVHARSDGARVLGRIMPFWYIGSVVLGSVWAAVEWGGPGAPLVAAGTALLVLSVVMSILLLVPINKRVATWSHEGVPTDWKQQVGRWDRLHYLRVGIIVGAFALFAVALV; this is translated from the coding sequence ATGCAGAACGCACTGGCCGTCATCACGGTCGTCGTGGTCGGGCTGATGGGGGGCGTGGAGTTCGCGGTGGCGGTGTTCATCAACCCGATCCTCGACCGGCTCCCGAACGACGGAGGAGTCCACGCCCGCAGCGACGGCGCGCGCGTCCTCGGCCGGATCATGCCGTTCTGGTACATCGGCTCGGTCGTCCTCGGGTCGGTGTGGGCCGCGGTGGAGTGGGGTGGCCCCGGTGCCCCGCTCGTCGCCGCGGGCACAGCGCTGCTCGTACTGAGCGTGGTGATGTCGATCCTGCTGCTGGTGCCGATCAACAAGCGGGTGGCGACCTGGTCGCACGAGGGCGTGCCCACGGACTGGAAGCAGCAGGTAGGGCGGTGGGACCGGCTCCACTACCTGCGCGTGGGCATCATCGTGGGCGCCTTCGCGCTGTTCGCCGTCGCACTCGTCTGA
- a CDS encoding DUF6069 family protein, protein MAARSPRSARVLAVLGTTAATLVVWVIAAVALDVKLDVRMKPGAALQHIGPATVVLASLVAGFAAWALLALLERRTPRARRVWTVIAVVVLALSLIAPLQSGVTTGVKVTLLCMHLVAAVVLVPALARTAVRR, encoded by the coding sequence ATGGCCGCGAGATCACCACGGTCCGCCCGGGTTCTGGCCGTCCTCGGGACCACTGCCGCCACGCTCGTGGTGTGGGTGATCGCCGCGGTGGCGCTGGACGTGAAGCTCGATGTGCGGATGAAGCCCGGTGCCGCCCTCCAGCACATCGGACCGGCCACGGTCGTCCTCGCCAGCCTCGTCGCCGGATTCGCCGCCTGGGCGCTGCTCGCCCTGCTGGAGCGCCGCACCCCGCGGGCGCGCCGGGTGTGGACGGTCATCGCGGTCGTGGTGCTGGCCCTGTCCCTGATCGCTCCGCTGCAGAGCGGGGTGACGACCGGTGTCAAGGTGACGCTGCTGTGCATGCATCTGGTCGCGGCCGTGGTCCTGGTGCCGGCGCTGGCCCGCACGGCCGTCCGGCGATGA
- a CDS encoding TetR/AcrR family transcriptional regulator has protein sequence MSVRERKERERANRHQLIVSTARELAESDGWDAVTTRRLAERIEYSQPVLYSHFRGKKEILGAVALEGFAELTTALRAAAPKGPADRATVAALARAYTDFATDNPALYDAMFSLDNGLPFADETTPAPLHEAFGVLQDHLADHAHPDEPGLFVETFWAALHGLVTLTRAGRLPAERVSDRLTLLVDRFVSR, from the coding sequence ATGTCGGTACGTGAACGCAAGGAACGCGAGCGGGCCAACCGCCACCAGCTGATCGTCTCCACCGCCCGCGAACTCGCCGAGAGCGACGGCTGGGACGCGGTCACCACACGCCGGCTCGCCGAACGGATCGAGTACAGCCAGCCCGTGCTCTACAGCCACTTCCGGGGGAAGAAGGAGATCCTGGGAGCGGTCGCGCTGGAAGGGTTCGCCGAGCTGACGACAGCGCTGCGCGCCGCGGCGCCGAAGGGACCCGCCGACCGTGCGACGGTGGCCGCGCTGGCCCGCGCCTACACCGACTTCGCCACGGACAACCCCGCGCTGTACGACGCGATGTTCAGCCTCGACAACGGCCTCCCCTTCGCCGACGAAACCACGCCGGCGCCGCTGCACGAGGCGTTCGGGGTGTTGCAGGACCATCTCGCCGACCACGCGCACCCCGATGAACCGGGGCTGTTCGTCGAGACGTTCTGGGCGGCGCTGCACGGACTGGTCACCCTCACCCGCGCCGGGCGGCTGCCCGCCGAGCGGGTGTCCGACCGCCTCACGCTCCTGGTGGACCGTTTCGTTTCCCGCTAG
- a CDS encoding arylcarboxylate reductase: MLPTTAPLDTSAMGRWLSMDLDAWTRHVVRRHFAPDTGSPYWLKRRDTLDFDPFDITRYAELSAFGHFTLAELRDLDPVDLVPQAVPRPLSGRVFDSGGTTGRPCHVFYTGSMLDHHSLWRRFGLVTAGFQPGRSWVYATPGGPHVVGEGAAQIAHLYASVVYGIDLDPRWIKQLIRSCRLAEVNHYVDHVVDQITDLMSSRRIDYLETTPALFQALVRRRPELVGRLDGVGLGGTQIVPAMYREFAGALGGAPIGTAYGNTFGCAMGLPAEQNGDVLPYVPHYPQVTMAVVDKNDPARTVDYGEVGQVRLTVLHEDLFLPHILERDQAARYRTSADWPCDGVANVQPLQVSRAAPEGIY; encoded by the coding sequence ATGCTGCCGACCACCGCACCACTGGACACCTCCGCCATGGGGCGCTGGCTGTCCATGGATCTCGACGCGTGGACCCGGCATGTCGTACGCCGTCACTTCGCTCCGGACACCGGGAGTCCGTATTGGCTCAAGCGCCGTGACACGCTGGATTTCGACCCGTTCGACATCACGCGCTACGCCGAACTGTCGGCGTTCGGCCACTTCACACTCGCCGAGCTGCGGGACCTCGACCCCGTCGATCTGGTCCCGCAGGCCGTGCCGCGCCCGCTGTCGGGCCGGGTCTTCGACTCGGGCGGCACCACCGGCCGACCGTGCCACGTCTTCTACACCGGTTCGATGCTCGACCACCACTCCCTCTGGCGCCGGTTCGGCCTGGTCACGGCAGGTTTCCAACCGGGCCGCAGCTGGGTGTACGCCACTCCCGGGGGGCCGCACGTGGTGGGCGAGGGCGCCGCGCAGATCGCCCATCTGTATGCGTCGGTGGTCTACGGCATCGACCTCGACCCGCGCTGGATCAAGCAGCTCATCCGGAGCTGCCGGCTGGCCGAGGTCAACCACTATGTCGATCATGTCGTCGACCAGATCACGGACCTCATGAGCAGCCGCCGGATCGACTACCTGGAGACGACACCCGCGCTGTTCCAGGCGCTGGTGCGGCGGCGTCCCGAACTGGTCGGGCGGCTCGACGGCGTCGGACTCGGCGGCACGCAGATCGTGCCGGCGATGTACCGGGAGTTCGCCGGGGCGCTGGGCGGCGCTCCGATCGGGACGGCCTACGGGAACACCTTCGGGTGCGCCATGGGCCTGCCCGCGGAGCAGAACGGCGACGTCCTTCCGTACGTCCCGCACTACCCGCAGGTCACCATGGCCGTCGTCGACAAGAACGACCCGGCGCGGACGGTGGACTACGGGGAGGTGGGCCAGGTCAGGCTCACGGTGTTGCACGAGGATCTCTTCCTGCCCCACATCCTCGAACGCGACCAGGCCGCGCGGTACCGCACCTCGGCCGACTGGCCCTGCGACGGGGTGGCGAACGTCCAGCCGCTGCAGGTCTCCCGGGCCGCGCCCGAAGGAATCTACTGA
- the mqnE gene encoding aminofutalosine synthase MqnE, with translation MDAGLKRELEEKVYAGERLSREDGIALYGCDDLAWLGGLAHEVRTRKNGDVVHFNVNRHLNMTNVCTASCAYCSFQRKPGEQDAYTMRIEEAVRLAKAMENENLTELHIVNGLHPTLPWRYYPRSLRELKKALPDVSLKAFTATEIHHFETISGLSASEILDELIDAGLESLTGGGAEIFDWEVRQHIVDHRTHWEDWSRIHRLAHEKGLKTPSTMLYGHIEEPRHRVDHVLRLRELQDETGGFQVFIPLRYQHDFVDMQDGKVRNKLQARTTMASGAEALKTFAVSRLLFDNVPHVKVFWVMHGVSTAQLALNHGADDMDGSVVEYKITHDADNYGTPDKLTREDILDLIRDAGFRPIERNTRYETIREYPGPDPERRESPQPMRV, from the coding sequence ATGGACGCAGGACTCAAGCGTGAGCTGGAGGAGAAGGTCTATGCGGGAGAGCGGCTGTCCCGTGAGGACGGGATCGCGCTCTACGGGTGCGACGACCTGGCCTGGCTGGGCGGGCTGGCCCACGAGGTACGGACGCGCAAGAACGGCGATGTCGTCCACTTCAATGTGAACCGCCATCTGAACATGACGAATGTGTGCACCGCCTCCTGCGCCTACTGCTCCTTCCAGCGCAAGCCGGGCGAGCAGGACGCGTACACGATGCGGATCGAGGAGGCCGTCCGCCTCGCCAAGGCGATGGAGAACGAGAACCTCACCGAGCTGCACATCGTCAACGGTCTGCACCCGACGCTGCCGTGGCGCTACTACCCGCGCTCGCTGCGCGAGCTGAAGAAAGCGCTGCCGGACGTCTCCCTGAAGGCGTTCACCGCCACCGAGATCCACCACTTCGAGACCATCTCCGGGCTGAGTGCCTCCGAGATCCTCGACGAGCTGATCGACGCCGGTCTGGAGTCGCTGACCGGCGGCGGCGCCGAGATCTTCGACTGGGAGGTGCGCCAGCACATCGTGGACCACCGCACCCACTGGGAAGACTGGTCGCGCATCCACCGCCTCGCCCACGAGAAGGGCCTCAAGACCCCCTCGACGATGCTCTACGGGCACATCGAGGAGCCCCGCCACCGCGTCGACCACGTACTGCGGCTGCGTGAGCTCCAGGACGAGACCGGCGGTTTCCAGGTCTTCATCCCGCTGCGCTACCAGCACGACTTCGTCGACATGCAGGACGGCAAGGTCCGCAACAAGCTCCAGGCCAGGACCACCATGGCGTCGGGTGCGGAGGCCCTGAAGACCTTCGCGGTCTCGCGCCTGCTGTTCGACAACGTCCCGCACGTCAAGGTCTTCTGGGTCATGCACGGGGTGTCGACGGCCCAGTTGGCCCTGAACCACGGTGCGGACGACATGGACGGTTCGGTGGTCGAGTACAAGATCACGCACGACGCGGACAACTACGGCACGCCGGACAAGCTGACCCGCGAGGACATTCTGGACCTGATCCGGGACGCGGGCTTCCGCCCGATCGAGCGCAACACCCGGTATGAGACGATCCGCGAGTACCCCGGCCCGGACCCCGAGCGGCGTGAGTCGCCGCAGCCCATGCGGGTCTGA
- the mqnC gene encoding cyclic dehypoxanthinyl futalosine synthase has product MPRPSEATDRGLQSVLDRAAEGGRVTPEEALDLYRHAPLHALGSAADTIRRRRYAGTEHIATYIIERNINYTNVCVTACKFCAFYAPPKDTAKGWTRDLDDILRRCAETVELGGTQIMFQGGHHPDYGVEYYEEHFSAIKKAFPELVIHSLGASEVEHMARISKVSVEEAIRRIHAAGLDSFAGAGAELLPARARKAIAPLKESGERWLEIMEVAHGLGVESTSTMLMGTGETNAERIEHIRMIRDVQDRTGGFRAFIPYTYQPENNHLKGQTQATVFEYLRMLAIARIFLDNVAHIQGSWLTVGKEAGQLALHYGADDLGSVMLEENVVSSAGAKHRSNRMELLQLIRSADRVPAQRATTYEHLVVHDDPANDPVDDHVVSHLSSTALDGPDQARSHPELKVIGAS; this is encoded by the coding sequence ATGCCCCGACCGTCCGAAGCCACCGACCGTGGCCTCCAGTCCGTACTGGACCGTGCCGCCGAGGGCGGCAGGGTGACCCCCGAAGAGGCGCTGGATCTCTACCGCCACGCCCCGCTGCATGCGCTGGGCTCGGCGGCCGACACGATCCGCCGCCGTCGCTACGCGGGCACCGAGCACATTGCCACCTACATCATCGAACGCAACATCAACTACACCAATGTGTGTGTGACGGCGTGCAAGTTCTGCGCCTTCTACGCGCCGCCGAAGGACACCGCCAAGGGCTGGACCCGTGACCTCGACGACATCCTGCGCCGCTGCGCGGAGACCGTCGAACTCGGCGGCACCCAGATCATGTTCCAGGGCGGGCACCACCCGGACTACGGCGTCGAGTATTACGAAGAGCACTTCTCCGCCATCAAGAAGGCATTCCCCGAGCTGGTCATCCACTCCCTGGGTGCCTCCGAGGTCGAGCACATGGCCCGGATCTCGAAGGTGTCCGTCGAGGAGGCGATCCGGCGGATCCACGCGGCCGGGCTCGACTCCTTCGCGGGCGCCGGCGCCGAGCTGCTGCCGGCGCGGGCCCGCAAGGCCATCGCCCCGCTGAAGGAGTCCGGCGAGCGCTGGCTGGAGATCATGGAGGTGGCGCACGGACTCGGTGTGGAGTCGACCTCGACGATGCTGATGGGCACCGGCGAGACCAACGCCGAGCGCATCGAGCACATCCGGATGATCCGCGACGTCCAGGACCGTACGGGCGGCTTCCGCGCCTTCATCCCGTACACCTACCAGCCGGAGAACAACCACCTGAAGGGGCAGACCCAGGCGACGGTCTTCGAGTATCTGCGGATGCTCGCCATCGCCCGGATCTTCCTGGACAACGTCGCGCACATCCAGGGCTCGTGGCTGACCGTCGGCAAGGAGGCCGGCCAGCTCGCCCTGCACTACGGTGCCGACGACCTCGGCTCGGTGATGCTGGAGGAGAACGTGGTCTCCTCGGCCGGCGCCAAGCACCGCTCCAACCGCATGGAACTGCTCCAGCTGATCCGGTCGGCCGACCGGGTCCCGGCACAGCGCGCCACGACCTACGAGCACCTGGTCGTGCACGACGACCCGGCCAACGACCCGGTCGACGACCACGTCGTCTCCCATCTGTCCTCCACCGCCCTCGACGGCCCGGACCAGGCGAGGAGCCACCCCGAGCTGAAGGTGATCGGGGCGAGCTGA
- a CDS encoding thioesterase II family protein, whose protein sequence is MSSPLADDGLWCRRFHPAPDAGRRLVCFPHAGGSASFYHPVSAALSPGVDVLAVQYPGRQDRRHEPAIDDIGLLADRIAEALGAWTDRPLTFFGHSMGALVAFEVARRLERDGEGPVRLFASGRRAPSAYRDEQVHRRDDDGIVAELRALSGTDSRVLDDEEMLRMVLPALRSDYKAVETYRSEPGAVVRCPVTVLVGDDDPKTSLVEARSWDAHTAGACDLQVFPGGHFYLADRPKEVMDVLSAHFTSTALPHHA, encoded by the coding sequence ATGAGTTCCCCCCTTGCGGACGACGGCCTGTGGTGCCGGCGGTTCCACCCGGCCCCGGACGCGGGCCGGCGCCTGGTGTGCTTCCCGCACGCCGGCGGCTCCGCGAGCTTCTACCACCCCGTCTCGGCCGCGCTCAGCCCCGGCGTGGACGTGCTCGCCGTGCAGTACCCCGGGCGGCAGGACCGCCGCCACGAACCGGCCATCGACGACATCGGCCTCCTTGCGGACCGGATCGCCGAGGCGCTGGGAGCCTGGACCGACCGGCCGCTGACCTTCTTCGGCCACAGCATGGGCGCACTGGTGGCCTTTGAGGTGGCACGGCGGCTGGAACGCGACGGGGAGGGCCCCGTGCGGCTGTTCGCCTCCGGGCGCCGGGCACCGTCCGCGTACCGCGACGAGCAGGTCCACCGGCGGGACGACGACGGCATCGTCGCCGAGCTGCGGGCGCTGAGCGGCACCGACTCCCGGGTCCTCGACGACGAGGAGATGCTGCGCATGGTGCTGCCCGCGCTGCGCAGCGACTACAAGGCCGTCGAGACCTACCGCAGCGAGCCCGGGGCCGTCGTGCGCTGCCCCGTCACCGTGCTCGTCGGCGACGACGACCCCAAGACGTCCCTCGTCGAGGCCCGGTCCTGGGACGCGCACACCGCCGGCGCATGCGACCTGCAGGTCTTCCCCGGCGGGCACTTCTACCTGGCCGACCGACCGAAAGAGGTGATGGACGTGCTCAGCGCCCACTTCACCTCCACCGCCCTTCCCCACCATGCGTAG
- a CDS encoding ACP S-malonyltransferase, with protein sequence MTHAGLAFLCGTDLDAYDPGGLAAFHDSSPVLRHRYRKVAEWTGVDAGRLLGRDRSRAGPHERTLIGRLALATAMLGIHDVLAVHKIRPGVLGGLGIGTMVASALAGALPRDALIRTLAGTGSAEGPDRAGAVALAFLPAGADPEWYRGAVGGDVRCGGSLGRDTSGTYRVVLLTGDGAALARLAAEAPKGAVRISGSSRVTVHSPLGREAHDEMRRLVRGLPFTAPAVPLCSALEAKTLRTADEVGELFVRNVVQPAELGALTQEMASHGTRLGLVLGPSLPRNLLRYPFPVIPVESPDDIAQAISAILEFGVEMSPVGHALPHWV encoded by the coding sequence ATGACGCACGCCGGTCTCGCGTTCCTCTGCGGTACCGATCTCGATGCCTACGACCCGGGCGGGCTGGCCGCGTTCCACGACAGCTCTCCGGTGCTGCGCCACCGGTACCGCAAGGTCGCCGAGTGGACGGGCGTGGACGCCGGGCGGCTGCTCGGCCGGGACCGTTCCCGGGCCGGGCCGCACGAGCGTACCCTCATCGGCCGGCTGGCGCTGGCGACGGCGATGCTCGGGATCCACGACGTGCTCGCGGTGCACAAGATCCGGCCCGGTGTGCTGGGCGGTCTGGGCATCGGGACGATGGTCGCGTCCGCTCTGGCCGGCGCACTCCCGCGCGACGCGCTGATCCGGACGCTGGCCGGCACCGGCAGCGCCGAGGGCCCGGACCGTGCGGGGGCCGTCGCGCTGGCCTTTCTGCCGGCCGGCGCGGACCCCGAGTGGTATCGCGGCGCGGTGGGCGGTGACGTCCGGTGCGGCGGCTCGCTGGGCCGGGACACCAGTGGGACGTACCGGGTGGTGCTGCTGACCGGGGACGGCGCGGCGCTGGCGCGGCTTGCCGCCGAGGCCCCGAAGGGCGCCGTCCGGATCAGCGGGAGCAGTCGCGTCACGGTGCACAGCCCGCTCGGCAGGGAAGCCCACGACGAGATGCGCCGTCTGGTGCGCGGGCTGCCGTTCACCGCCCCCGCCGTGCCACTGTGCTCCGCGCTGGAGGCGAAGACCCTGCGTACGGCGGACGAGGTCGGTGAGCTCTTCGTGCGGAACGTGGTCCAGCCGGCCGAACTCGGCGCGCTCACACAGGAGATGGCGTCGCACGGCACCCGGCTCGGGCTCGTCCTCGGGCCGTCGCTGCCCAGGAATCTGCTCCGGTACCCGTTCCCGGTCATCCCGGTGGAATCCCCGGACGACATCGCCCAGGCGATCTCGGCGATCCTCGAATTCGGGGTGGAGATGTCCCCCGTGGGGCACGCCCTGCCGCACTGGGTGTAG
- a CDS encoding menaquinone biosynthetic enzyme MqnA/MqnD family protein, producing MPEPLLTASATPAPRTGRRPRVGHIDFLNCLPLFWGLAKSGSLLDMDLRKDSPDGLSDALVSGTLDIGPISLMEFLKHADELVALPGIAVGSDGPVESCLIVSQVPLDQLDGEPVALGSTSRTSVRLAELLFTESVGVRPEYFVCPPDLATMMQRARAAVVIGDAALRASLHDAPRLGLQVHDLGQMWRDWTGLPFVFAVFAARKDFLAREPETARRVHADLLASRDLSLTEVKEVCEQAARWEAFDARTLEHYYTTALDFSLGERQLAGIAEFARRVGGGQAGFPPDVRVELLGTEAIST from the coding sequence ATGCCTGAACCGCTACTCACCGCGTCGGCCACGCCCGCACCGCGCACCGGGCGACGGCCCAGGGTCGGTCACATCGACTTCCTCAACTGCCTGCCCCTGTTCTGGGGACTGGCCAAGAGCGGCAGTCTGCTCGACATGGACCTGCGCAAGGACAGCCCGGACGGCCTGAGCGACGCCCTCGTCTCGGGCACCCTCGACATCGGGCCGATCAGCCTCATGGAATTCCTCAAGCACGCCGACGAACTGGTGGCACTGCCGGGCATCGCCGTGGGCAGCGACGGCCCCGTGGAGTCCTGCCTGATCGTCAGCCAGGTCCCGCTGGACCAGCTCGACGGCGAACCCGTCGCGCTCGGATCCACCAGCCGGACCTCGGTGCGGCTGGCCGAGCTGCTGTTCACCGAGTCGGTCGGCGTCCGGCCCGAATACTTCGTCTGCCCGCCCGACCTCGCGACGATGATGCAGCGGGCGCGGGCGGCCGTGGTCATCGGTGACGCCGCGCTGCGCGCCTCCCTGCACGACGCGCCCCGGCTCGGCCTCCAGGTGCACGACCTGGGCCAGATGTGGCGCGACTGGACCGGACTGCCCTTCGTCTTCGCCGTCTTCGCCGCCCGCAAGGACTTCCTCGCCAGGGAGCCCGAGACCGCGCGCCGCGTCCACGCGGACCTGCTGGCGTCCCGCGATCTGTCCCTCACCGAGGTCAAGGAGGTCTGTGAACAGGCCGCCCGGTGGGAGGCGTTCGACGCCCGGACGCTGGAGCACTACTACACCACCGCCCTCGACTTCAGCCTCGGCGAGCGCCAGCTCGCCGGAATCGCGGAATTCGCCCGCCGGGTCGGCGGCGGACAGGCCGGCTTCCCGCCGGACGTCCGCGTCGAGCTCCTGGGCACCGAAGCGATCAGCACGTGA
- a CDS encoding 1,4-dihydroxy-6-naphthoate synthase has protein sequence MAQRLTIAHSPCPNDTFTFHAWSHGLLPRAPGLTVTIADIDVTNGLAERGAGDLLKISYAALPYVLDEYALLPCGGALGHGCGPLVLTRPEDGPAGPERLAGRSVAVPSVRSTAYLLFRLWAARAVPGGVGDVVVMPFHEIMPAVRDGAVDAGLVIHEARFTYQQYGLHRLADMGEEWEAGSGRPIPLGAIVARRDLGEEQLRAVARAAADSVRFAWDNPSTSRPYVLEHAQEMAPDVIEQHIGLYVNDYTAALGEDGYAAVRELLGRAAAEGLVPPVAPDALDFPGVG, from the coding sequence ATGGCCCAGCGGCTGACGATCGCCCACTCACCATGTCCGAATGACACCTTCACCTTCCACGCCTGGTCCCACGGCCTGCTCCCGAGGGCGCCCGGACTCACGGTGACCATCGCGGACATCGACGTCACCAACGGCCTCGCGGAACGCGGCGCCGGGGATCTGCTGAAGATCTCCTACGCGGCCCTGCCGTACGTGCTCGACGAGTACGCCCTGCTGCCGTGCGGCGGCGCGCTGGGCCACGGGTGCGGGCCGCTGGTGCTCACCCGGCCCGAGGACGGTCCCGCCGGCCCGGAGCGGCTGGCCGGGCGCAGCGTCGCGGTGCCCAGCGTGCGCTCGACCGCGTATCTGCTGTTCCGCCTGTGGGCGGCGCGGGCCGTGCCGGGCGGAGTGGGCGACGTCGTGGTGATGCCCTTCCACGAGATCATGCCCGCGGTCCGCGACGGCGCGGTCGACGCGGGCCTGGTCATCCACGAGGCCCGCTTCACCTACCAGCAGTACGGGCTGCACCGCCTCGCCGACATGGGCGAGGAATGGGAGGCCGGCAGCGGCCGCCCGATCCCGCTCGGGGCGATCGTCGCCCGACGGGACCTCGGGGAGGAGCAGCTGCGGGCGGTGGCCCGCGCCGCGGCCGACTCCGTCCGCTTCGCCTGGGACAACCCCTCGACATCCCGGCCCTACGTCCTGGAACATGCCCAGGAGATGGCCCCGGACGTGATCGAGCAGCACATCGGACTGTATGTGAACGACTACACCGCGGCCCTCGGCGAGGACGGCTACGCGGCGGTGCGGGAGCTGCTCGGCCGCGCCGCCGCCGAGGGCCTCGTACCGCCGGTCGCTCCCGACGCCCTGGACTTCCCGGGCGTCGGCTAG